From Mustela erminea isolate mMusErm1 chromosome 1, mMusErm1.Pri, whole genome shotgun sequence, a single genomic window includes:
- the QARS1 gene encoding glutamine--tRNA ligase produces the protein MVPSFPASVLNTFSAMAALDSLSLFTGLGLSEHKARETLKNTALSAQLREAATQAQQTLGSTIDKATGTLLYGLASRLRDPRRLSFLVSYIANKKIHTELQLSAALEYVRRHPLDPINTEDFEQECGVGVMVTPEQIEEAVEAAINRHRPQLLEERYRFNMGLLMGEARAMLKWADGKMIKHEVDMQVLHLLGPKTETDLEKKPKLSKARPEEKDRRTAKDMMENGEAADQALSLMEQLRGEALKFHKPGENYKTPGYVTTPHTMDLLKQHLEITGGQVRTRFPPEPNGILHIGHAKAINFNFGYAKANNGICFLRFDDTNPEKEEAKFFTAIYDMVAWLGYSPYKVTYASDYFDQLYAWAVELIHRGQAYVCHQRGEELKGHNSLPSPWRDRPVEESLLLFEAMRKGKFAEGEATLRMKLVMEDGKMDPVAYRVKYTPHHRTGDTWCIYPTYDYTHCLCDSIEHITHSLCTKEFQARRSSYFWLCNALDVYCPVQWEYGRLNLHYAVVSKRKILQLVAAGAVRDWDDPRLFTLTALRRRGFPPEAINNFCARVGVTVAQTTMEPHLLEACVRDVLNDTAPRAMAVLEPLQVIITNFPANKSLEIQVPNFPADETKGFHQVPFGPMVFIERTDFKEEPEPGYKRLAWGQSVGLRHTGYIIELQNVVKGPSGCVESLEVTCRRADAGEKPKAFIHWVSQPLTCEIRLYERLFQHKNPEDPAEVPGGFLSDLNPASLQVVESALVDCSVALAKPFDKFQFERLGYFSVDPDSGQGQLVFNRTVTLKEDPGKV, from the exons ATGGTCCCAAGCTTTCCTGCTTCTGTGCTGAACACCTTCTCAG CCATGGCGGCTCTGGACTCGCTCTCGCTCTTCACCGGCCTTGGCCTGAGCGAGCATAAGGCCCGGGAGACGCTCAAGAACACGGCTCTGAGTGCGCAGCTGCGCGAGGCGGCGACCCAG GCGCAGCAGACTCTGGGCTCCACTATTGACAAAGCTACCGGGACCCTGCTATATGGCTTGGCATCCCGACTCAGGGATCCCCGGCGTCTTTCTTTCCTTGTGAGCTACATAGCCAATAAGAAGATCCACACCGAGCTCCAGCTGAGCG CCGCCCTTGAGTATGTGCGACGCCATCCCCTGGACCCCATCAACACGGAGGACTTTGAGCAGGAATGTGGTGTGGGTGTCATGGTGACCCCAGAGCAGATTGAAGAGGCT GTGGAGGCTGCCATAAATCGTCACCGGCCCCAGCTCCTGGAGGAGCGTTATCGTTTCAACATGGGACTGCTGATGG GAGAGGCTCGAGCTATGCTCAAGTGGGCAGATGGCAAAATGATCAAGCACGAAGTGGACATGCAG GTTCTTCACCTTCTCGGTCCCAAAACAGAGACTGATCTGGAGAAGAAACCCAAG TTGTCAAAAGCTCGGCCAGAAGAGAAAGACCGGAGGACAGCAAAGGACATGATGGAGAATG GTGAGGCTGCTGACCAGGCCCTCTCTCTGATGGAGCAGCTCCGAGGGGAGGCACTTAAGTTCCACAAACCTG GTGAGAACTATAAGACCCCAGGCTATGTTACCACTCCACATACCATGGACTTACTGAAGCAGCACCTGGAGATCACTGGAGGACAG GTACGGACCCGGTTCCCGCCGGAACCCAATGGAATCCTACACATAGGACATGCCAAAGCCATCAACTTCAACTTTGGCTATGCCAAG GCCAACAATGGGATCTGTTTTCTACGCTTTGATGACACCAACCCTGAGAAGGAGGAAGCAAAGTTCTTCACTGCCATCTACGACATGGTGGCCTGGCTGG GTTACAGTCCTTACAAGGTTACATATGCCTCTGATTACTTTGACCAGCTGTATGCCTGGGCCGTGGAGCTCATCCATAG GGGCCAGGCCTATGTGTGCCACCAGCGAGGAGAGGAGCTCAAAGGCCATAACTCATTGCCCTCACCCTGGAGAGACCGTCCTGTAGAGGAGTCACTGCTGCTCTTTGAG GCAATGCGCAAGGGCAAGTTTGCAGAGGGTGAGGCCACGCTGCGAATGAAGTTGGTGATGGAGGATGGCAAGATGGACCCTGTGGCCTATCGAGTCAAGTATACACCACACCATCGCACGGGGGACACCTG GTGCATCTATCCCACCTATGACTACACACACTGCCTCTGTGACTCCATCGAGCACATCACCCATTCACTCTGCACCAAGGAATTCCAGGCCCG ACGCTCTTCCTACTTCTGGCTGTGCAATGCTTTGGATGTCTATTGCCCTGTTCAGTGGGAGTACGGCCGTCTCAACCTTCACTATGCTGTTGTGTCCAAGAGGAAGATTCTCCAGCTTGTGGCAGCTGGTGCTGTGCG GGACTGGGATGACCCACGGCTCTTCACACTCACAGCCTTACGACGGCGGGGCTTTCCACCTGAGGCCATCAACAACTTTTGTGCTCGG GTGGGGGTGACAGTGGCACAGACCACAATGGAACCCCATCTGTTAGAGGCCTGCGTGCGTGATGTGCTGAATGACACAGCCCCCCGAGCCATGGCTGTGCTGGAGCCATTACAGGTCATCATCACCAACTTTCCTGCTAACAAG TCCTTAGAAATCCAGGTTCCCAACTTTCCAGCTGATGAGACCAAGGGCTTCCATCAGGTTCCCTTTGGACCCATGGTCTTCATTGAAAGGACTGACTTCAAAGAA GAGCCAGAGCCAGGCTATAAGCGCCTGGCATGGGGCCAGTCTGTGGGCCTAAGGCATACAGGCTACATCATCGAGCTGCAGAATGTTGTCAAG GGCCCCAGTGGCTGTGTAGAGAGCCTGGAGGTGACCTGTAGACGGGCGGATGCTGGAGAAAAGCCCAAGGCCTTTATTCACTGGGTGTCCCAGCCTCTGACTTGTGAGATTCGCCTTTATGAGAGACT ATTTCAGCACAAGAACCCTGAGGATCCTGCTGAGGTGCCTGGTGGATTCTTAAGTGACCTGAACCCG GCATCGCTACAAGTGGTGGAGTCAGCGTTAGTGGACTGCTCTGTGGCCCTGGCAAAGCCCTTTGACAAGTTCCAGTTTGAGCGGCTTGGCTACTTCTCTGTGGATCCAGACAGTGGCCAGGGACAG CTTGTCTTCAACCGGACTGTCACACTGAAGGAGGACCCAGGAAAGGTGTGA